The following coding sequences lie in one Clarias gariepinus isolate MV-2021 ecotype Netherlands chromosome 27, CGAR_prim_01v2, whole genome shotgun sequence genomic window:
- the scara3 gene encoding scavenger receptor class A member 3, producing MKESFSGYENQLFKEEDLTGEEEEMPPFRGRTRGGCVKCQQTRSLQLAVRVLYGFFAFIVITLTVLASLVFRKVDSLSEEELLFQKKIQGSTQDFSTLNCTECYNAVQFQEEILRLKKELEDLQKTVVGQEQSLNQTTQSQSTLKQSSNRMIRDVQAYGITVKRINQSLEQYLNQVNGWQAVINETDQGMKTLVQDQFDLKATVQQVNTTVTLSALWIEALKRKAEEEELVLQKITKDWQNYSRTLSGLKSNSSTNVQTMRIIQNGISATHQRISISSDMVHELTLQVMNLQIQLDNMSSYIDEHEENMHDHQYHAKYYENRTEERFVTLDTRMSSIELEIETIASSINATVTHVQSMYKYINMESSSCQTKLSGHTEDLQNLNNTVLLLLNLADSLRSQYMMLNVRLDVDMRNISMVMEEMKLVDTSHAQLIQNFTIVKGAPGPPGPKGNKGDPGPLGRTGSTGIKGDKGRLGVPGPVGPKGFIGPKGAQGEPGPSGVKGSQGLKGAKGSLGQPGPKGERGQKGDMGVAGKDGLQGPQGPTGIQGQAGLPGVHGIPGPRGKPGPAGPPGPRGPPGPPGDVTLG from the exons aaagTTTCAGTGGCTACGAGAACCAGCTCTTCAAAG AGGAGGACCTGAccggagaggaggaggagatgcCTCCCTTCAGAG GAAGAACCCGAGGGGGTTGTGTGAAATGTCAACAGACTCGCTCTCTCCAGCTGGCGGTCAGAGTTCTCTACGGCTTCTTTGCCTTCATAGTCATCACATTGACAGTCCTGGCTTCTCTGG TTTTTAGGAAGGTTGACAGCTTATCTGAAGAGGAATTGCTTTTTCAGAAAAAGATCCAGGGGAGTACTCAAG attttagcACCTTGAACTGTACAGAATGCTACAATGCAGTTCAATTCCAGGAAGAAATCCTCAGACTCAAGAAAGAACTCGAAGACCTTCAAAAGACGGTTGTGGGTCAAGAGCAGTCACTAAACCAGACTACTCAGTCGCAAAGTACTTTAAAACAATCCAGTAACAGGATGATAAGAGATGTCCAGGCTTATGGGATTACTGTTAAACGAATAAACCAATCTCTTGAGCAGTATCTCAATCAGGTAAATGGTTGGCAGGCTGTTATCAATGAGACCGATCAGGGCATGAAGACGTTGGTCCAAGACCAGTTTGATTTAAAGGCTACTGTGCAACAAGTTAACACTACTGTCACACTTAGTGCCTTGTGGATTGAGGCTCTTAAGAGAAAGGCCGAAGAAGAGGAATTGGTGTTACAGAAAATAACCAAAGACTGGCAGAACTACAGCAGAACACTAAGTGGACTCAAATCCAATTCCAGCACCAATGTCCAAACAATGCGAATCATTCAGAATGGCATCTCTGCCACACATCAGAGAATCAGCATAAGCTCAGATATGGTGCATGAACTTACATTACAGGTCATGAACTTGCAAATACAGCTGGATAACATGTCTTCCTACATTGACGAGCATGAGGAAAACATGCATGACCACCAGTATCATGCCAAGTACTATGAAAATAGGACTGAGGAAAGGTTTGTGACACTGGACACAAGAATGAGTTCCATTGAACTAGAGATTGAGACCATTGCCTCCAGCATTAATGCTACAGTCACCCATGTTCAGAGCATGTACAAATACATCAACATGGAAAGCTCATCTTGCCAGACAAAGCTGAGCGGCCACACAGAGGACTTGCAGAATTTAAACAATACTGTTTTGCTTCTGCTGAATCTCGCTGATTCTTTAAGATCTCAGTATATGATGCTTAATGTCCGTCTTGATGTGGATATGAGGAACATCTCTATGGTTATGGAGGAGATGAAGCTGGTGGATACCAGTCATGCCCAGCTGATCCAGAACTTCACCATTGTTAAAG GTGCTCCAGGTCCACCAGGTCCAAAGGGGAACAAGGGTGACCCAGGACCATTAGGTCGTACAGGATCAACAGGGATCAAAGGGGACAAGGGACGTTTAGGTGTTCCTGGTCCTGTGGGACCAAAGGGTTTTATAGGCCCTAAAGGAGCTCAAGGGGAACCTGGACCTTCTGGAGTCAAAGGAAGCCAAGGACTAAAAGGAGCCAAAGGATCCTTGGGACAACCAGGACCTAAAGGTGAAAGAGGGCAGAAGGGTGACATGGGAGTTGCAGGCAAAGATGGATTGCAAGGGCCACAAGGACCAACAGGAATACAAGGGCAAGCGGGACTCCCTGGCGTACATGGGATTCCTGGGCCTAGAGGAAAACCTGGACCTGCTGGCCCACCAGGTCCACGTGGACCTCCTGGACCACCAGGGGACGTCACCTTGGGATGA